One genomic region from Equus asinus isolate D_3611 breed Donkey chromosome 8, EquAss-T2T_v2, whole genome shotgun sequence encodes:
- the BNIP5 gene encoding protein BNIP5 isoform X2, producing MEPPQGPRRRAGSLDRTRDPRRDSDTWDCRCLSLPTTPSKRALRRTASEGARRPESPAPAAEAQGATATALSPEESKEFLPREQRSPQDAKKDKAQRWAPQGWLKTLLNIFLRTGLEEPKEKASRRAKGKDGPPQPAETPEAPGELASRKKAHDRKASRKKHGHKKRSTEEARGAPEQEVGGWEAGLPAMAAAVCPEEADLGPACGGRVESDLHWSLCIEGEGAGVSEVSSQDAGRQREEDLAQPDQDACIQMIVEFLKKVGDQWEEEQLQGPKLEAAPQNPSPALRRKSQRKKSGLKRAFSLKKHGSEEAKRAGAADVFSAESRPPRRPTFLPLCVGGQRPSTSGSFGMEEPEVQEALSTDVGGPSPFELSTPAGSWGPEGDSQVDGDTESREFTQKITALLQDPEEQEGEKQLQVQQPEVAVENLGLACRKKSQEKKPNFRRAFSQKKYGFKEPKRAGAADAASPESRPPKRPSFLPLCVGGQRPSSSSSLDLEDLKFQESSPAEGGPARSSEAPSQARSYKPEEGPQPDGASESKELIMQKLVALLQEAGGQLGEENIASPETQSPD from the exons ATGGAGCCTCCGCAGGGCCCGAGGAGGAGAGCAGGGTCTCTGGACAGGACACGGGACCCCAGGAGGGACTCGGACACGTGGGACTGCCGGTGCCTGTCCCTGCCCACCACCCCCTCCAAGAGGGCACTTCGCCGGACGGCCAGCGAAGGGGCCAGACGCCCCGAGAGCCCAGCCCCGGCTGCGGAGGCTCAGGGCGCCACAGCTACAGCCCTCAGCCCGGAGGAGAGCAAGGAGTTCCTCCCCAGGGAGCAGAGGTCTCCGCAGGACGCCAAGAAGGACAAGGCCCAGAGGTGGGCCCCGCAGGGGTGGCTGAAGACCCTGCTGAACATCTTCCTGAGGACAGGCCTCGAGGAGCCCAAAGAAAAGGCCAGCAGGAGGGCGAAGGGGAAAGATGGCCCCCCGCAGCCCGCGGAAACCCCTGAAGCACCCGGGGAGCTGGCTTCCAGGAAGAAAGCCCACGACAGGAAGGCCAGCCGCAAGAAACACGGTCACAAGAAACGCTCTACCGAGGAAGCCAGGGGCGCCCcagagcaggaggtgggaggctgggaggcaggactgCCCGCGATGGCTGCTGCCGTGTGCCCCGAGGAGGCTGACCTGGGCCCAGCTTGTGGGG GCAGGGTGGAATCTGATCTCCACTGGTCCTTGTGCATCGAAGGCGAGGGTGCTGGAGTCTCCGAGGTTTCTTCCCAGGACGCAGGTCGCCAGCGGGAAGAGGATCTCGCACAGCCTGACC AGGATGCTTGCATCCAGATGATAGTGGAATTTCTCAAGAAAGTGGGAGACCAGTGGGAAGAAGAG CAACTTCAAGGCCCTAAGCTAGAGGCGGCTCCACAAAATCCATCACCGGCCCTCAGGAGGAAATCTCAAAGGAAGAAGTCTGGTCTCAAGAGAGCCTTTTCTCTTAAGAAGCACGGCTCCGAGGAGGCCAAGAGAGCCGGGGCTGCAGACGTTTTCAGTGCAGAGTCCCGGCCGCCCAGGAGGCCCACCTTTCTGCCCCTGTGTGTTGGGGGCCAACGGCCCTCCACCTCCGGCAGCTTTG GCATGGAAGAACCTGAAGTCCAAGAGGCCTTGTCTACAGATGTCGGTGGTCCAAGTCCCTTCGAGCTTTCCACGCCCGCAGGAAGCTGGGGACCAGAAGGGGACTCGCAGGTGGACGGAGACACGGAATCCC GAGAATTCACCCAGAAGATCACTGCCCTACTCCAAGACccggaggagcaggagggagagaag CAACTTCAAGTCCAGCAGCCAGAGGTGGCTGTAGAAAACCTGGGCCTAGCCTGCAGAAAGAAATCCCAAGAGAAAAAGCCCAACTTCAGAAGAGCCTTTTCTCAGAAGAAATATGGCTTCAAGGAGCCCAAGAGAGCAGGGGCTGCAGATGCTGCCAGCCCGGAGTCCCGACCACCCAAGAGGCCCAGCTTTCTGCCCCTGTGTGTTGGGGGCCAACGGCCCTCCAGCTCCAGCAGCCTCG ATTTGGAGGACCTCAAGTTCCAGGAGTCCTCGCCTGCAGAAGGGGGTCCAGCTCGGTCCTCAGAAGCACCCTCCCAGGCCAGAAGCTACAAGCCAGAAGAGGGACCGCAGCCGGATGGAGCGTCTGAATCTA agGAGCTGATCATGCAGAAGCTGGTGGCCCTTCTCCAGGAAGCTGGTGGCCAGttgggggaggag aacATTGCAAGTCCTGAGACCCAAAGTCCAGATTGA
- the BNIP5 gene encoding protein BNIP5 isoform X1 — MEPPQGPRRRAGSLDRTRDPRRDSDTWDCRCLSLPTTPSKRALRRTASEGARRPESPAPAAEAQGATATALSPEESKEFLPREQRSPQDAKKDKAQRWAPQGWLKTLLNIFLRTGLEEPKEKASRRAKGKDGPPQPAETPEAPGELASRKKAHDRKASRKKHGHKKRSTEEARGAPEQEVGGWEAGLPAMAAAVCPEEADLGPACGGRVESDLHWSLCIEGEGAGVSEVSSQDAGRQREEDLAQPDQDACIQMIVEFLKKVGDQWEEEQLQGPKLEAAPQNPSPALRRKSQRKKSGLKRAFSLKKHGSEEAKRAGAADVFSAESRPPRRPTFLPLCVGGQRPSTSGSFGMEEPEVQEALSTDVGGPSPFELSTPAGSWGPEGDSQVDGDTESREFTQKITALLQDPEEQEGEKQLQVQQPEVAVENLGLACRKKSQEKKPNFRRAFSQKKYGFKEPKRAGAADAASPESRPPKRPSFLPLCVGGQRPSSSSSLDLEDLKFQESSPAEGGPARSSEAPSQARSYKPEEGPQPDGASESKELIMQKLVALLQEAGGQLGEEIGRHPSLKRYSCKLSDSSLRKLAAALGSREAQSTAPHRNLAEGSYQFAFGLANTFAGNNSHTVLSLRGLHFSCHSYTHFPHGEAPQNIASPETQSPD, encoded by the exons ATGGAGCCTCCGCAGGGCCCGAGGAGGAGAGCAGGGTCTCTGGACAGGACACGGGACCCCAGGAGGGACTCGGACACGTGGGACTGCCGGTGCCTGTCCCTGCCCACCACCCCCTCCAAGAGGGCACTTCGCCGGACGGCCAGCGAAGGGGCCAGACGCCCCGAGAGCCCAGCCCCGGCTGCGGAGGCTCAGGGCGCCACAGCTACAGCCCTCAGCCCGGAGGAGAGCAAGGAGTTCCTCCCCAGGGAGCAGAGGTCTCCGCAGGACGCCAAGAAGGACAAGGCCCAGAGGTGGGCCCCGCAGGGGTGGCTGAAGACCCTGCTGAACATCTTCCTGAGGACAGGCCTCGAGGAGCCCAAAGAAAAGGCCAGCAGGAGGGCGAAGGGGAAAGATGGCCCCCCGCAGCCCGCGGAAACCCCTGAAGCACCCGGGGAGCTGGCTTCCAGGAAGAAAGCCCACGACAGGAAGGCCAGCCGCAAGAAACACGGTCACAAGAAACGCTCTACCGAGGAAGCCAGGGGCGCCCcagagcaggaggtgggaggctgggaggcaggactgCCCGCGATGGCTGCTGCCGTGTGCCCCGAGGAGGCTGACCTGGGCCCAGCTTGTGGGG GCAGGGTGGAATCTGATCTCCACTGGTCCTTGTGCATCGAAGGCGAGGGTGCTGGAGTCTCCGAGGTTTCTTCCCAGGACGCAGGTCGCCAGCGGGAAGAGGATCTCGCACAGCCTGACC AGGATGCTTGCATCCAGATGATAGTGGAATTTCTCAAGAAAGTGGGAGACCAGTGGGAAGAAGAG CAACTTCAAGGCCCTAAGCTAGAGGCGGCTCCACAAAATCCATCACCGGCCCTCAGGAGGAAATCTCAAAGGAAGAAGTCTGGTCTCAAGAGAGCCTTTTCTCTTAAGAAGCACGGCTCCGAGGAGGCCAAGAGAGCCGGGGCTGCAGACGTTTTCAGTGCAGAGTCCCGGCCGCCCAGGAGGCCCACCTTTCTGCCCCTGTGTGTTGGGGGCCAACGGCCCTCCACCTCCGGCAGCTTTG GCATGGAAGAACCTGAAGTCCAAGAGGCCTTGTCTACAGATGTCGGTGGTCCAAGTCCCTTCGAGCTTTCCACGCCCGCAGGAAGCTGGGGACCAGAAGGGGACTCGCAGGTGGACGGAGACACGGAATCCC GAGAATTCACCCAGAAGATCACTGCCCTACTCCAAGACccggaggagcaggagggagagaag CAACTTCAAGTCCAGCAGCCAGAGGTGGCTGTAGAAAACCTGGGCCTAGCCTGCAGAAAGAAATCCCAAGAGAAAAAGCCCAACTTCAGAAGAGCCTTTTCTCAGAAGAAATATGGCTTCAAGGAGCCCAAGAGAGCAGGGGCTGCAGATGCTGCCAGCCCGGAGTCCCGACCACCCAAGAGGCCCAGCTTTCTGCCCCTGTGTGTTGGGGGCCAACGGCCCTCCAGCTCCAGCAGCCTCG ATTTGGAGGACCTCAAGTTCCAGGAGTCCTCGCCTGCAGAAGGGGGTCCAGCTCGGTCCTCAGAAGCACCCTCCCAGGCCAGAAGCTACAAGCCAGAAGAGGGACCGCAGCCGGATGGAGCGTCTGAATCTA agGAGCTGATCATGCAGAAGCTGGTGGCCCTTCTCCAGGAAGCTGGTGGCCAGttgggggaggag ATCGGGCGACACCCCAGCTTGAAGAGGTATTCTTGCAAGCTCTCAGACTCCTCCCTTAGAAAGCTGGCGGCTGCCCTGGGCAGCCGGGAGGCCCAGTCCACTGCGCCCCACAGGAACCTGGCCGAGGGATCCTACCAGTTTGCCTTCGGCTTGGCTAACACGTTTGCTGGCAACAACAGCCACACCGTCCTCAGCCTCAGGGGCCTACACTTCAGCTGCCACAGTTACACCCACTTCCCACACGGGGAGGCCCCGCAG aacATTGCAAGTCCTGAGACCCAAAGTCCAGATTGA